CGCAGACAGGCGCGTACTCAGGTGGCGTTCGGTTTGCGCCCTGCACGTTGGATCTTCCTTTTCATGGACGATCACCATGTACCTCTGCCGCAGCCTGCTGTGTCTGGCCCTCGCCACCGCCGCCCCGGCGTTCGCCGCCGACATCACCTTCTGGGATACGCAGCAGCGCGGTGGCAACAGCTTCAACGAGAACCCGCCCGACCGTGCTTATTTCCAGGCACTGCGGGCCACCGGCGCGACCTGGGTCCGCTTGAGCCCGGACAAGTGGAAAAGTGCCGGCGGCCGCGATTTCCTGATGGGTGATGCCGACCACTACCAGGGGCTGGTGCAGGCCGACGTGGCCACCCTGCGGCGTGCGCTGGATGACGCAGATGCCTCGGGCCTGAAGGTGGTGCTGGTACCGCTGTCGCTGCCGCTGCTGCGCTGGAAGCAGAAGAACCATGGCGTGGTCGACCAGCGTCTCTGGCAGTCGATGGACAACCACCTGCCGGCGCAGCGCTTCTGGCGCGACCTGGCGGCTGCATTGAAGGGCCACCCGGCGCTGGCTGCCTACAACCTCATCAACGAACCGGCGCCCGAGTACGGCACGACGCTGGCCGAGCATGCGTCGTATGGGGCAATGCAGCAGTGGTATGCCGGTGTGCAGGGCGGCCCACGTGATCTGCGCGTGCTGTACCGCGGGCTGATTGCCAGCGTGCGAGCGGTGGATGCGGACATCCCATTGATGCTGGATGCCGGCTGGTACGCCGCAGCCGATGCACTCACTTACTGGCCGGCGCCGCTGGACGACACGAAGCTGCTGTACAGCGTGCATATGTACGAGCCGTATGCCGCCACCAGTGCGCCCAACCTGAAGCGCGCGACGCCCTTCCGCTATCCCGCCACGGTGCCGTCCGGCGCGGGCAGCGAACGGTGGGACAAGTACC
Above is a genomic segment from Stenotrophomonas sp. ESTM1D_MKCIP4_1 containing:
- a CDS encoding cellulase family glycosylhydrolase codes for the protein MYLCRSLLCLALATAAPAFAADITFWDTQQRGGNSFNENPPDRAYFQALRATGATWVRLSPDKWKSAGGRDFLMGDADHYQGLVQADVATLRRALDDADASGLKVVLVPLSLPLLRWKQKNHGVVDQRLWQSMDNHLPAQRFWRDLAAALKGHPALAAYNLINEPAPEYGTTLAEHASYGAMQQWYAGVQGGPRDLRVLYRGLIASVRAVDADIPLMLDAGWYAAADALTYWPAPLDDTKLLYSVHMYEPYAATSAPNLKRATPFRYPATVPSGAGSERWDKYRVRTYLHLPMDWAKIQGVGANRIVIGEFGCMRRWPDCGAYLRDVLTVLEEARVHWAFYAFREDGWDGMDYELGDKALPESYWQAVEKGEAVQLPRSMQAPLFAPILQRLQDGAR